The following coding sequences lie in one Sphingopyxis macrogoltabida genomic window:
- a CDS encoding SDR family NAD(P)-dependent oxidoreductase has product MVDKLRFDDEVVIVTGAGSGLGRAYALELAARGAKLVVNDLGGSTDGKGSDASAASRVVAEIEAGGGEAVASFDSVATPAGGKAIVDAAIDKWGRLDALISNAGILRDRSYAKLDLDEARSVVDVHFWGGGFYVAQPAFAAMKESGRGGRILLTTSASGLLGNFGQASYGAAKMGLVGLMRTLRIEGEKAGIKVNALAPIAGTRLTGAPVDDDAPKGPGKVAPIAVALAHAQCPTNGEIYMAGAGWYSRVMIGVTEGWVSPDATAETILANWDKVSDASTYSEPRSAGDISTIMRSITG; this is encoded by the coding sequence ATGGTTGATAAGCTGCGGTTCGACGACGAGGTCGTCATCGTGACGGGCGCGGGCAGCGGGCTCGGGCGCGCCTATGCCCTCGAACTCGCTGCGCGCGGGGCGAAGCTGGTCGTCAACGATCTTGGCGGATCGACCGACGGGAAGGGGTCCGATGCGTCGGCAGCGTCGCGCGTCGTTGCCGAAATCGAGGCCGGGGGCGGCGAGGCGGTGGCGAGCTTCGACAGCGTTGCGACACCCGCGGGCGGAAAGGCGATCGTCGATGCAGCGATCGATAAATGGGGCCGGCTCGACGCCCTGATCTCCAACGCGGGCATCCTGCGCGACCGCAGCTACGCCAAGCTCGATCTGGACGAAGCGCGGTCGGTCGTCGACGTGCATTTTTGGGGCGGCGGCTTTTACGTCGCGCAGCCGGCCTTCGCGGCGATGAAGGAAAGCGGGCGGGGCGGCCGGATTCTTCTGACGACCTCTGCCTCCGGGCTGCTCGGTAATTTCGGCCAAGCGAGCTACGGCGCCGCGAAGATGGGCCTCGTGGGCCTGATGCGGACGTTGCGGATCGAAGGCGAGAAGGCCGGAATCAAAGTCAATGCGCTGGCGCCGATCGCCGGCACCCGCCTGACGGGCGCGCCGGTTGACGACGATGCGCCCAAGGGTCCGGGCAAGGTGGCGCCCATCGCGGTTGCGCTGGCGCACGCCCAATGCCCGACGAACGGCGAGATCTACATGGCGGGCGCCGGCTGGTATTCGCGGGTGATGATCGGCGTTACCGAGGGCTGGGTCTCGCCAGACGCCACGGCCGAAACGATCCTCGCCAACTGGGACAAGGTCTCGGACGCATCGACCTACAGCGAGCCGCGGAGTGCTGGCGATATCAGCACGATCATGCGAAGCATCACGGGATGA
- a CDS encoding FAS1-like dehydratase domain-containing protein — translation MATQPQADTPRDIDSTISDEDIERATAQIGIPQRRFVKAFNETATTDGMRHFAFGLVGDDNPLWHDPEYAKNTRWRGPVAHPLFIQTMGINECPPYSPEHKALFRGLFRGIGKYLASTTWTFFKPIFPGDAAYEEYVTSDIQVKQSSFSGGRSVIDSYRSLYVDAAGTPLATREHSLVNAERKGSKEKGKYADLARHTYTPDDIARIDEVYAAEQRRGATIRHFEDVQVGEALTPVAKGPLSMVDLICRHIATGMADGYDIGPLRYGWRARGKIAPFYTPDAWGVPQPQQRVHWDDSRAQDLGLPGGYDYAIMRFAWLTHLLTNWMGDDGWIESYGVELRQFNFVGDFHIIGGSVTGKSVENGRPTVEIVLEATNQRGDITTRGKAKILLPSREYGAVILPEAPLDLVRRGANMMAEAAARKAAG, via the coding sequence ATGGCAACGCAACCGCAGGCCGATACCCCGCGCGATATCGATTCGACGATCAGCGACGAGGACATCGAACGGGCCACAGCACAGATCGGCATTCCGCAGCGCCGCTTCGTGAAGGCGTTCAACGAAACCGCAACGACCGATGGCATGCGGCATTTCGCTTTCGGGCTGGTCGGCGACGACAATCCGCTCTGGCACGATCCCGAATATGCGAAGAATACGCGCTGGCGCGGGCCCGTGGCGCATCCCCTGTTCATCCAGACGATGGGAATCAACGAATGCCCGCCCTATTCGCCCGAGCACAAAGCGCTGTTCCGCGGCCTGTTCCGCGGGATCGGCAAATATCTGGCCTCGACCACCTGGACCTTCTTCAAGCCGATCTTCCCCGGCGATGCCGCATATGAGGAATATGTCACTTCGGACATCCAGGTGAAGCAATCGAGCTTCTCGGGAGGCCGCTCGGTCATCGACAGCTACCGTTCGCTCTACGTCGACGCCGCGGGCACGCCGCTGGCAACGCGCGAACATTCGCTCGTCAATGCCGAGCGCAAGGGGTCGAAGGAAAAGGGCAAATATGCCGACCTCGCCCGCCACACCTATACGCCCGACGACATAGCGCGGATCGACGAGGTCTATGCGGCCGAACAGCGGCGCGGCGCGACGATCCGCCATTTCGAGGACGTCCAAGTCGGCGAGGCCTTGACCCCGGTCGCGAAGGGGCCGTTGTCGATGGTCGACCTGATCTGCCGCCATATCGCGACGGGGATGGCCGACGGATATGACATCGGTCCGCTGCGCTATGGCTGGCGCGCACGCGGCAAGATCGCGCCTTTTTACACGCCCGACGCCTGGGGCGTGCCGCAACCGCAACAGCGCGTGCACTGGGACGACAGCCGCGCGCAGGATCTCGGCCTGCCCGGCGGATATGATTATGCGATCATGCGTTTTGCCTGGCTGACGCATCTCCTCACCAACTGGATGGGTGATGATGGCTGGATCGAAAGCTATGGTGTCGAACTGCGCCAGTTCAATTTCGTGGGCGATTTCCACATCATCGGTGGCAGCGTGACGGGCAAGTCGGTCGAGAACGGCCGTCCGACCGTCGAGATCGTGCTGGAAGCGACGAACCAGCGCGGCGACATCACCACGCGCGGAAAGGCAAAAATCCTGCTTCCCTCGCGCGAATATGGTGCGGTCATCCTGCCCGAGGCGCCGCTCGATCTTGTCCGCCGCGGTGCGAATATGATGGCCGAGGCCGCCGCGCGCAAAGCGGCTGGCTGA
- a CDS encoding enoyl-CoA hydratase/isomerase family protein — MTDSIGMDVTGAVAVITLNRPDRHNAMDNAMSAAFGEAISAAQDDPAVRAILLRGEGQSFCTGRDTAALGVRAPGVSDFAHVSKSQKRKFQILDSQKPFVAAIRGYAIGGGCELALQCDIRVASETAKFSLPEIDHGIITDGGGSVITAAVAGASRAKYLLMTGERIDAVQALAWGMVDFVVADSDLDARALEIASKIAARPPIHVAMAKQLIDGVHGDQIRRGIREELVAISALYKTEDRQEARAARAEKRDPVFKGL, encoded by the coding sequence ATGACTGACAGCATAGGAATGGACGTCACAGGGGCGGTAGCGGTCATCACGCTCAACCGTCCCGATCGCCATAATGCGATGGACAATGCGATGAGCGCGGCCTTTGGCGAAGCGATCTCGGCTGCGCAGGACGATCCCGCGGTTCGCGCCATTCTGCTGCGCGGCGAAGGCCAATCCTTTTGCACCGGCCGCGACACCGCTGCGCTTGGCGTCCGTGCACCGGGCGTCAGCGATTTTGCGCATGTCAGCAAGAGCCAGAAGCGCAAATTTCAGATTCTCGACAGCCAGAAGCCGTTCGTTGCCGCGATCCGGGGCTATGCGATCGGAGGCGGGTGCGAACTGGCGTTGCAGTGCGACATCCGTGTCGCATCCGAGACGGCAAAATTCTCGCTCCCCGAAATCGATCATGGCATCATTACCGATGGCGGCGGCTCGGTGATTACGGCCGCCGTCGCCGGCGCATCGCGGGCCAAATATCTGCTGATGACGGGCGAACGCATCGACGCGGTGCAGGCGCTGGCCTGGGGCATGGTCGATTTCGTTGTCGCGGATAGCGATCTCGACGCGCGGGCGCTCGAAATCGCGAGCAAGATCGCCGCGCGCCCGCCGATCCATGTCGCGATGGCCAAGCAGCTGATCGACGGCGTGCACGGCGACCAGATACGCCGCGGCATTCGCGAGGAGCTCGTTGCCATATCGGCGCTGTACAAGACAGAGGACCGGCAGGAAGCACGCGCTGCGCGCGCGGAAAAGCGCGATCCCGTTTTCAAAGGACTTTGA